The sequence TCCCCCGTGCACGCGCGGGTCGTCCATGACGTCGTAGCGCTTCACATAGGCGCCCAGGAACGCCTGGAGCGTGGCGACCGCGGGGATGGCGACCAGCGCCCCGACCGCGCCGAGCAGGGCCGTACCGGCGATGACCGACCCGAAGGCGACCGCGGGATGGATGTCGACGGTCTTCGCGGTCAGCTTGGGCTGGAGCACGTAGTTCTCGAACTGCTGGTAGATCACCACGAAGCCAAGCACCCACAGTGCGTACCAGGGGTCGACCGTGAAGGCGATCAGCATGGGCAGGGCGCCCGCGAGATACGTGCCGATGGTGGGGATGAACTGCGAGACGAGTCCGACCCAGACGGCGAGCGCCGGGGCGTAGGGCACGTCGAGGATGACCAGCAGGATGTAGTGCGCGACGCCGGAGATCAGCGCCATCAGGCCGCGTGAGTAGATGTAGCCGCCGGTCTTGTCGACCGCGATCTCCCAGGCGCGCAGCACCTCGGTCTGCCGGGCCGGCGGCAGGACGGAGCACAGGGCGCGGCGGAGCCGGGGGCCGTCGGCCGCGAAGTAGAACGAGAACAGGAAGACGGTCAGCAGCCGGAACAGGCCGCCCAGCACCGTGGTGGAGATGTCGAGCACTCCGGTGGCGCTGTTCTGGACGTACTTCTGCAGCCAGTCGGAGTGCAGGAGGCTGTCCTGGACCTCGACCCGCGAGAGCTCGGTGCGGAAGGTCTGGTTGACCCAGTTGATCACCGAGTCGATGTACTTGGGGAACTCGTCGACCATGTCGACGATCTGGCCCGCGAGCATCGACCCGAGCAGCACCACGAAACCGAGGCCGAAGATCGTCAGGCCGAGGAAGACGAGGAACGTGGCAAGGCCGCGGCGGATGCCGCGAGCCGCCATGCGGCCAACCGCGGGCTCGATGGCGAGCGCGAGGAAGAACGCGATCAGAACGTTCGTCAGCAACCCGATGAGCTGGTAGAACGCCCAACTTCCGAGCTGGAAGCACGCGTAGAGCGCCAGGGCCAGCAGCATCGCACGCGGCAGCCAGCCAGGCATACGGAGCCCGCCGGAGCCGGTGGGCGGCGCGGGTGGGGCGGTCGGCGGAGCGGGCGGGACGGCGGACGGCTGGGCCGGGGCGCTCTCGTCTGTCGATGGCACGGGACAAGTCTCGCCTACGCCACGGACAGCCGGTCCCCCGCCCCGAACCGGCCCCTCCGGCTCCGCTTCCGCCGGGAAGGGGGTCTCTCCGGCTCAGCGCTTGTCCGCCGGGACCACCGCGAGGCCCGGGGACGCCGTGGATGTTCGGGAGACGTTCAGCGCTTGTCCGCCGGGACGTCCATGGCCGCGCAGACCCCGCGCCAGACGTCCTTGGCGTCCCAGCCCGCGTCCAGGGCCTGGTGCACCGTGCGACCTCCGAGTTCGGCCATCACGTGGTCACGGGCGAAGGAGTCCGCGTACGCCGCACCGAAGTGCTCGGCCATCCGCTCCCAGAAAATCGTCAACCGCATGCCACCAGTATCCCGCTCCTGAGAGTGCAGCAGGTCCACCTGGCATGTGCCCGGCCCCTTTCGCGCTCTACGGTCGGTCCATGGCTGGAACCGGAGCACACACCCTCGCCCGTGCCGAGCAGTTCATCTGGCTCACTGCCCGCGTCCTCGAACAGAGGAGGTTCGCCCATGCCTTCCTGGGCGGAGATCCCGACGCCGTCGAGACGGCCCTGACCGCCTACCTCAACCAGGACGGCGGCTACGGTCACGCGCTGGAACCCGATCTCCGGGGCCCGGTCAGCCAGCCGCTGCACACCGCCCACGCACTGAGCGTTCTCGACTCGATCAACCGCTGCGACGGACAGCGCGCTGAACGGATCTGCCGCTTCCTGACCGATGTGTCAACCAAAGAGGGCGCGCTGCCCGCCCTGCTGCCCACCCAGCGTGGCTATCCCGCGGCACCCTTCATCCCGATCGTGGACGACCCGCCGGCGGAACTGCTCGCGACCGGCCCGGTCGTCGGGCTGCTGCACGGCAATCAGGTGTGGAACGCCTGGCTGTTCCGCGCGACGGACTTCTGCTGGAGCGCCGTCGACGCTCTGGAGCAGTCCCACCCCTACGAGGTCGAAGCCGCGGTCGCTTTCCTGGACGGCGTCCCGGACCGGGCCCGCGCCGAAGCGGCGGCGGACCGCGTCGGCCGGCTGGTGCGCGAGCAGCGGCTCGCGGTGCTCGACCCGTCCCGGCGGGCGGAGTATCCGGTGGCTACGGGGTACGCCCCGGGCGAGCACCACTTCCCGCACGACTACGCCCGTTCTCCCGGATCCCTGGCCCGCCGCTGGTTCACGGACGAGGAACTGGAGCGCTCGCTCGACCATCTGGCGGCGGAGCAGCAGGAGGACGGAGGCTGGCCCGTGAACTGGCGCCGATGGGCGCCGGGAACCGCGCTGGAAGGACGCCCGCTGGTGACGCTCAGGGCCCTGGAGACCCTGCGCGCGTACGGTCGCCCGCTCGGCTGACCGGGGCGGCCGACCGTACAGGGGGTACGAGGCCTCACCCAGGACAGGACGTACGGGTCCCGGCACGCAGGACAGGACGTACGGGTCCCGGCGCACAGGGCGGCACGTACGGGTCCCGGCGCGCGGGACCTGCACGTACAGGGCCCGGCGCGCAGAACCGGAGGCGGGCGTCCCCTCGGTCAGGCCAGCGCCCGTGCTCCCGCCGTGACCAGGACGCCCCCGGCGACGACGACCAGAAAGGGGGCACGGAGAACCAGGGCGAGTGCCGCCGCGCCGAGACCGGCGGCACGCGCGTCGAGGACGATCTGATGGCCGTCGCCGAAGGTCTGCTGCGCGGTGAGTGCCGCCAGCAGCGCCACGGGCAGCAGGGCGGCCATGCGCTGGACGAGCGGCCGCTCCAGTACGCCCGCGGGCACGAGCAGGCCCAGGAGTTTGGCGAGGTAGCAGCCCGCCACGGTCAGTCCGACGGCAATCCAGACGTTCATGAACACCGCTCCCGCTTCTCTCCCCGTGCCACGGCCTGCTCCCCCTGCGCCGGGGTGCCGTTCGGCCCGTTCCCGTCGCCCGGCCTCCGTTTCGTCCGTCCCATGAGGAAGAGGACGACGGGCGCGGCGAGCGCCGACAGCAGGACGGGCACACCCGCCGGCACCACGGGCAGCAGGGTCAGGGCCAGGACGACGGCCAGTCCCGCCGTGACGCGTTCGGTGGTGCTCCTGAGCATCGGCGCGAGCAGCGCGAGGAACACCGCGGGGCTCGCCGCGTCGAGGCCCCAGGCGTCGGTGTCGCCCAGCGCCTCGGCGCCCAGAGCTCCCGCCAGGGTGGTGAGGTTCCACAGCACGTAGAGGGTGAGTCCGGTGACCGTGAAGCCGATGCGCGCGGCCCGCCGGGTGGGCTGGGGCAGGGTGACCGCGGTCGTCTCGTCGATGACCCAGTGGGCGGCGAACGGCCGTACCCCACGGGGAAGCGCGAGCAGTTGGGAGAGCCGCAGGCCGTAGAACGCGTTCCGGACGCCCAGGAAGAACGCGCCGGCCGCCGCGGTGTACGGGTTGCCGCCCGCGGCCAGCGCCCCGACCAGGGCGAACTGCGAGGCACCGGTGAAGACGAGGAGGCTCAGGACGCAGGTCTGGAGCAGACTGAGGCCGGAGCCGGCGGAGGTGACACCGAAGGCGAAACCGGAGAGGCCCACGGCGATGCCGACGCCGAGCGCGTCGCGGACGACGGCCGCGTCGGGCTTGTCCGGCCGGTCCTCGGCCGCCGGGCCGGGCGGACCGGCGGATATGGCGCCGGGCGTACCGGTGCTCTCTGGGAGTGCTGTCTGTTCTGCCACGTCCGGAACGCTACGGGGGCATTCCGGCCCGGTCTTGTACGTTCTTGCACGCTCGAACGGCTTCGCCCCTACGCCCGGTACGTTCGGCGCTTCCGATGTGCACGCCACGTTCACGCATTCGTGCACGCTGCGTTCGCGCATTCTCATCGACCGGGGCGCAGCACTCCGCGCTCGCGCTGGTACGCGCCCGGCGGCACACCCACGATCCGGGTGAAGTGCCGGTTGAGGTGCGGCTGATCCGTGAAACCGACGGCGGTCGCGGCCTCGGCGGGTGCGATCCCGATGTCGAGCATGCGCCGGGCCCGGCGCACCCGGGCGTCGGTGAGCCAGGTGTGGGGTGGCATCCCGTACTGCCTCTTGAAGGCTCTCAGCAGCGCGAACGGGCCGGTGCCCAGCTCGACGGCGAGCGCCTCCAACGTGGGCGGGGCGGCCATGCGCTCCTCCAGCACGGCACGGGCGCGAACGGCGTTCCGCGCGCCCCCGGCGTGCGCGGTCAGGCCGGGCAACGGACTGCCGTGACGGCGGAGAAGCCGGGTGACCAGGATCCGCAGCAGGCTGTCGGCCGCCAGCGCGTTGCCTTCCTCCGCCGCCCGGTGCACCTCGGTGATCAGCCGGGAGGCGTGGGGGTCGGTCACCCGGGTCTCGGCGAAGCCGACCGTGCCGCGCAGGGACGTCATTTCGGCCGCGATGTCGCTGACGACCCGGGCCGACGGATAGAGCGTGGAGTAGACCCAGCCCTCGGGGGTCCCGGACCGCGCGGTGTGCGGCACCTCCGGGTTGATCATGACGACGGTTCCGGGGACCGCGTGGACCGTGCCGTCCGGCAGCCCCACGTCCTCCACCCCGCCGGTGACCGCTCCGAGGACATAGCCCTCGTGGCTGTGCCGGGGGAAGGTGTGCCGGACGTACCGGGCGCGCAGCAGATCGAGGTCGGGCAGCTCGGCGTACTGCCAGTGCCGTGCCCACTCCGCGACGTCGTCCGCTCCCGCCATGGGGCCATTCTCGCAGGTCCCGGTCGTGCGCCAGGTGCCGAGCGAACCGCCGCCAGCGGTGTCACCGGCCTGTTGTCAGTGGCGGGGTGCACGATGGAGGACATGACCGGATCCGCGCTCGACGCGTTCTCGCCCGCGACCCGCAGCTGGTTCGCGGGGGCCTTCAGCGCGCCCACCGCCGCGCAGGAGGGCGCCTGGCGGGCCATCGGCGAGGGCAGTGACGTCCTGGTCGTCGCACCGACCGGTTCCGGCAAGACGCTGGCCGCGTTCCTCGCCTCGCTGGACCGCCTGGCCGCCGAGCCGCCGCCCGCCGACGCCAAGAAGCGCTGCCGGGTGCTGTACGTGTCCCCGCTCAAGGCCCTCGCGGTCGACGTCGAGCGCAACCTCCGCTCGCCGCTGACCGGCATCCGCCAGGAGTCGGTGCGCCTGGGCCTGCCGGAGCCCGAGGTGCGCGTCGGTATCCGCTCCGGCGACACCCCGCCGGCCGAGCGCCGCTCCATGGTGTCCCGACCGCCGGACATCCTGATCACCACACCCGAGTCGCTGTTCCTGATGCTGACGTCCTCCGCCCGGGACGCGCTGGCCGGTGTCGAGACGGTGATCCTCGACGAGGTGCACGCGGTCGCGGGGACGAAGCGGGGCGCCCACCTCGCCCTCTCCCTGGAGCGGCTCGACGAGCTGCTGGCCCGCCCCGCCCGGCGCGTCGGCCTGTCCGCGACGGTCCGGCCGGTCGACGAGGTGGCCCGCTTCCTGTCGCCGCAGCGGAAGGTGGAGATCGTCCAGCCCCCGTCGGCCAAGGAGTTCGACCTCTCGGTCGTCGTGCCGGTCGAGGATCTGGGCGAGCTGGGCGGCTCCCCCGCCACCGACGGCGACTCAGGGCAGGCGGACAAGCCCTCGATCTGGCCGCATGTCGAGGAGCGTATCGCCGACCTCGTCCAGTCGCACCGCTCCACCATCGTCTTCGCCAACTCCCGGCGGCTGGCGGAGCGCCTGTGCAACCGGCTCAACGAGATCGCCTACGAGCGGGCGACCGGCACCGCCTTCGACCCGGACGCCCCGGCCCCCGCACTGCCCGAGGCGCACGCCCCCGCCGAGATCATGGCCCAGTCCGGGGCGGGCAGGGGCGCCCCCGCCCTGCTGGCCCGCGCCCACCACGGCTCGGTCTCCAAGGAGCAGCGCGCCCAGGTGGAGGAGGACCTCAAGGCGGGCCGGCTGCCCGCCGTGGTGGCCACCTCCAGCCTGGAGCTGGGCATCGACATGGGCGCGGTCGACCTGGTGGTCCAGGTGGAGTCCCCGCCCTCCGTCGCCTCCGGACTCCAGCGGGTGGGCCGGGCCGGACACCAGGTGGGTGCGGTCTCCACCGGAGTGGTCTTCCCGAAGTACCGGGGCGATCTGGTGCAGGCCGCCGTGGTCACCGAGCGGATGCGCGAGGGGGCCATCGAGGCGCTGCGCATCCCGGCCAATCCGCTGGACGTCCTGGCGCAGCAGCTGGTCGCCATGGTGGCCCTGGACAGCTGGCAGGCCGACGACCTGCTGGCCCTGGTGCGGCGGGCCGCCCCGTTCGCCTCACTGCCCGAGTCCGCGTTCACCGCCGTTCTCGACATGCTCGCCGGGCGCTATCCCTCCGACGCCTTCGCGGAGCTGCGCCCCCGGGTGGTGTGGGACCGCGTGGGGGGTACGGTCACGGGCCGCCCCGGCGCGCAGCGGCTCGCCGTCACCTCGGGCGGCACCATCCCGGACCGCGGCCTCTTCGGGGTGTTCCTCGCCGGGGCGGACCCGAAGAAGGGCGGCGGCCGGGTCGGCGAGCTGGACGAGGAGATGGTCTACGAGTCCCGCGTCGGCGACGTCTTCACCCTGGGCACCACGTCCTGGCGGATCGAGGACATCACCAGGGACCGGGTGCTCGTCTCACCCGCCCCGGGCGTTCCGGGCAGGCTGCCGTTCTGGAAGGGCGACCAGCTGGGCCGCCCGCTGGAGCTCGGCCGCGCCCTGGGGGCGTTCCTCCGTGAGATCGGCGGCCTGTCCGAGGAGGACGCCCGGCTGCGGCTGCTCGCCGCCGGCCTCGACGCCTGGGCGGCGGACAACGTCCTGGCCTATCTGGACGAGCAGCGCCGGGCCTGCGGCCATGTGCCGGACGACCGGACCATCCTGGTCGAGCGGTTCCGCGACGAGCTGGGCGACTGGCGGGTCGTCGTGCACTCCCCCTTCGGCGCCCAGGTGCACGCCCCCTGGGCGCTCGCCCTCTCGGCCCGCCTCGGTGAGCGCTACGGCATGGACGCCCAGGTGATGCACGCCGACGACGGAATCGTGCTGCGCCTGCCCGACGCGGACATGATGGGCCTGGACCTGCTCGATTTCGACGCCCCGGGGGCCTTGGGAACACCGGAGTCCGGGCACGGCGAACCGACACCGGCGGCCC is a genomic window of Streptomyces sp. YPW6 containing:
- a CDS encoding AI-2E family transporter translates to MPGWLPRAMLLALALYACFQLGSWAFYQLIGLLTNVLIAFFLALAIEPAVGRMAARGIRRGLATFLVFLGLTIFGLGFVVLLGSMLAGQIVDMVDEFPKYIDSVINWVNQTFRTELSRVEVQDSLLHSDWLQKYVQNSATGVLDISTTVLGGLFRLLTVFLFSFYFAADGPRLRRALCSVLPPARQTEVLRAWEIAVDKTGGYIYSRGLMALISGVAHYILLVILDVPYAPALAVWVGLVSQFIPTIGTYLAGALPMLIAFTVDPWYALWVLGFVVIYQQFENYVLQPKLTAKTVDIHPAVAFGSVIAGTALLGAVGALVAIPAVATLQAFLGAYVKRYDVMDDPRVHGGSSRVPRSPLPSRMRRLLRGLRAGGRGGAEETSGGPRQR
- a CDS encoding DUF3046 domain-containing protein produces the protein MRLTIFWERMAEHFGAAYADSFARDHVMAELGGRTVHQALDAGWDAKDVWRGVCAAMDVPADKR
- a CDS encoding AzlD domain-containing protein — its product is MNVWIAVGLTVAGCYLAKLLGLLVPAGVLERPLVQRMAALLPVALLAALTAQQTFGDGHQIVLDARAAGLGAAALALVLRAPFLVVVAGGVLVTAGARALA
- a CDS encoding AzlC family ABC transporter permease produces the protein MAEQTALPESTGTPGAISAGPPGPAAEDRPDKPDAAVVRDALGVGIAVGLSGFAFGVTSAGSGLSLLQTCVLSLLVFTGASQFALVGALAAGGNPYTAAAGAFFLGVRNAFYGLRLSQLLALPRGVRPFAAHWVIDETTAVTLPQPTRRAARIGFTVTGLTLYVLWNLTTLAGALGAEALGDTDAWGLDAASPAVFLALLAPMLRSTTERVTAGLAVVLALTLLPVVPAGVPVLLSALAAPVVLFLMGRTKRRPGDGNGPNGTPAQGEQAVARGEKRERCS
- a CDS encoding AraC family transcriptional regulator, whose protein sequence is MAGADDVAEWARHWQYAELPDLDLLRARYVRHTFPRHSHEGYVLGAVTGGVEDVGLPDGTVHAVPGTVVMINPEVPHTARSGTPEGWVYSTLYPSARVVSDIAAEMTSLRGTVGFAETRVTDPHASRLITEVHRAAEEGNALAADSLLRILVTRLLRRHGSPLPGLTAHAGGARNAVRARAVLEERMAAPPTLEALAVELGTGPFALLRAFKRQYGMPPHTWLTDARVRRARRMLDIGIAPAEAATAVGFTDQPHLNRHFTRIVGVPPGAYQRERGVLRPGR